One segment of Rhinatrema bivittatum chromosome 14, aRhiBiv1.1, whole genome shotgun sequence DNA contains the following:
- the MIEF2 gene encoding mitochondrial dynamics protein MID49: MRAATVLSASCSEGFGCCKRRNWRGRDITDHGWEEPGSLKMTEFLQKRGKKRNEDGIGSVVDFLLANARLVLGVGGAVMLGIATLAVKRLIERATSPPDDKEEDGKVERTSVKESWKEMSLINSSPKLLQRANRAALSEPLPPTGRSQLATVPPPHDGAEQETVVAEVKMIQLSSTLQEKLLDYYRNHIAIPESEVSQVKQLAKAIGAELQEFLCSKHPEMPFGALYLGGSLVDDLQAVRADHVCFMLPLVLESTLWSFIPGEDTILNNPKVWMVKRKALECFVRGSSPWDRFTVGGYLSSTTFIESLRKILVGSINWPAIGSMLESIIRPVVASEELKLEVSHGQNNMSIAIFPVAKMGETVLLAMPLLKGHVENLWYRSFYTLEKHKLLDLDSIDSGTRRCCLKILKGVCNGHPSLRKLTGSHLTHVILHLCDMESNWTEAALADRFQQVLEELIGYLEKGVLPCYFNSHVNLFSDLLEEEIDELGYILYSAFGAPEALLQKWG; the protein is encoded by the exons TTTGAAGATGACTGAGTTCCTtcagaagagggggaaaaagaggaatgAGGATGGCATTGGCAGTGTTGTGGACTTCCTGCTGGCAAACGCCAGGCTGGTCCTGGGAGTCGGAGGTGCGGTCATGTTGGGCATCGCCACGCTCGCTGTGAAACGG CTGATTGAGCGAGCCACCAGCCCACCTGATGATAAGGAGGAAGATGGGAAGGTAGAGCGGACATCAGTTAAGGAGAGCTGGAAAGAGATGAGCTTGATAAACTCATCGCCAAAACTTTTACAGAGAGCAAATCGTGCTGCCCTCAGTGAACCTCTGCCACCCACTGGTAGAAGCCAGCTTGCTACAG tccctcctcCTCATGATGGTGCTGAGCAGGAGACAGTCGTAGCTGAAGTAAAAATGATTCAGCTTTCTTCCACACTGCAGGAGAAGCTGCTGGACTATTACAGGAACCATATCGCCATTCCAGAGAGTGAGGTTTCTCAAGTCAAGCAGCTAGCTAAGGCCATCGGTGCTGAACTGCAAGAATTCCTCTGCAGCAAGCACCCGGAAATGCCGTTTGGTGCTTTGTATCTCGGTGGCTCACTGGTGGATGACCTTCAGGCGGTCAGGGCAGACCATGTGTGTTTCATGTTACCACTGGTGTTGGAATCCACGCTCTGGAGCTTTATTCCAGGTGAGGACACTATCCTGAACAATCCCAAGGTTTGGATGGTCAAACGGAAGGCCTTAGAGTGTTTTGTCCGTGGGAGCAGCCCCTGGGACAGATTTACAGTGGGTGGATACTTGTCTTCAACTACGTTTATTGAGTCTCTGCGAAAAATCTTGGTGGGGTCCATTAACTGGCCAGCCATAGGCAGTATGTTGGAGAGCATTATCAGACCTGTGGTAGCATCTGAAGAACTTAAGCTGGAGGTGAGTCACGGTCAGAACAACATGAGCATTGCCATCTTCCCTGTGGCAAAAATGGGAGAGACTGTGCTACTGGCCATGCCGCTCTTAAAGGGCCATGTGGAAAACCTGTGGTATCGGAGCTTTTACACACTGGAGAAGCACAAGCTTTTGGATTTGGACAGCATAGACTCTGGCACCAGGCGGTGTTGTCTCAAAATACTGAAAGGTGTCTGCAACGGCCACCCTTCCCTGAGGAAGCTGACTGGAAGCCACCTGACCCACGTCATCCTACACCTCTGTGACATGGAATCCAATTGGACGGAGGCAGCTTTGGCTGACAGGTTTCAGCAAGTGCTGGAAGAGCTGATTGGTTACCTGGAGAAAGGCGTCCTCCCCTGCTATTTTAACAGCCATGTGAACTTGTTTTCGGACTTGTTGGAAGAGGAGATTGATGAGCTGGGCTATATTTTATACAGTGCTTTTGGTGCACCTGAGGCCTTGTTGCAGAAATGGGGATAG